One window from the genome of Diospyros lotus cultivar Yz01 chromosome 11, ASM1463336v1, whole genome shotgun sequence encodes:
- the LOC127812661 gene encoding F-box/FBD/LRR-repeat protein At1g13570-like produces MQDSTSDRISYLPNDVIEKILTCMPTKDAVRTSVLSKKWRYNWVTIPKLEFDYAFYEKSITTRESWTTSTNEFVLTICQVLLLHRGPILKFKLQLSALENCSAVDQLIPLVSINGVRDLTLDIMSDEPYELPSSLFSCVQLEHLELHDCLFVPPPRFNGFSKLHSLELHEVIITSEVFSGLISNCPLLKELKLVDPASFSDLEITAPNLHSLYYKGNFSYIWLKNAPNLARVSIHFPCLMNKVNVSKWVTLFAGLPAVEFLELEYFRLKLFPQSDIPRKLPVDLSNLKILNLDATLGSVCAVSSILCLIRSSPNLEKIKIRDLTDHILIMPTLEHFEEQGLLDIYLNRLRKVDLHMACNQGFQLEFVKFLLDTSPILEKMVIQQIYAMNHRRLMFWKAVTQFRRLSPLAEVFIKF; encoded by the exons ATGCAAGATTCAACTTCAGACAGGATCAGTTACCTTCCTAACGATGTGATAGAAAAAATTTTAACGTGCATGCCAACAAAGGATGCAGTAAGGACAAGTGTTTTGTCAAAGAAATGGAGGTATAATTGGGTGACAATTCCCAAACTTGAATTTGATTATGCATTCTACGAAAAATCGATAACAACCAGAGAATCATGGACTACATCAACAAATGAGTTTGTGTTGACTATTTGTCAAGTTCTGTTACTCCATCGTGGACCAATACTCAAGTTCAAGCTACAGTTATCTGCATTGGAAAATTGTTCTGCTGTTGATCAGTTGATACCTCTTGTATCAATCAATGGTGTCCGGGATCTCACCCTTGACATTATGAGCGATGAGCCTTATGAGTTACCATCCTCATTATTTTCGTGTGTGCAGTTGGAGCATTTGGAATTGCATGATTGCTTGTTTGTTCCTCCTCCTAGATTTAACGGATTTAGCAAGCTCCACTCGCTAGAGCTTCATGAAGTTATCATTACTTCCGAGGTCTTCTCTGGTTTGATTTCCAATTGCCCACTACTTAAAGAGTTGAAACTTGTTGATCCTGCTAGCTTCAGTGACCTTGAAATTACTGCCCCTAATCTACACAGCTTATATTATAAAGGCAATTTCAGTTATATATGGTTAAAAAATGCCCCTAACCTTGCTAGAgtttcaattcattttccttgTTTAATGAATAAAGTAAACGTATCTAAGTGGGTCACACTTTTTGCTGGTCTACCTGCTGTTGAGTTTTTGGAGTTGGAGTATTTTCGTCTCAAG TTGTTTCCTCAAAGTGACATACCAAGAAAACTTCCAGTTGATTTGAGCAATCTTAAGATTCTCAACTTGGATGCAACTCTAGGTAGCGTCTGTGCAGTCTCAAGTATTCTCTGCTTAATTAGAAGCTCCCCgaacttggaaaaaataaaaattcgtGATTTG ACAGACCACATTCTCATAATGCCTACTCTAGAACATTTTGAAGAGCAAGGATTATTGGATATCTATTTAAATCGGCTTCGAAAAGTGGATTTGCATATGGCATGCAACCAAGGGTTTCAACTGGAGTTTGTTAAATTTCTATTAGACACATCACCCATTCTAGAGAAAATGGTTATTCAGCAAATTTATGCTATGAATCACAGAAGATTGATGTTTTGGAAGGCGGTAACACAATTTAGGCGTCTGTCGCCTTTGGCAGAagttttcattaaattttga